Proteins co-encoded in one Myripristis murdjan chromosome 4, fMyrMur1.1, whole genome shotgun sequence genomic window:
- the itpa gene encoding inosine triphosphate pyrophosphatase, which produces MAVPAGRSVVFVTGNAKKLEEVIQILGDKFPYKLVSKKIDLPEYQGEPDEISIQKCNEAARQIDGPVIVEDTCLCFRALGGLPGPYIKWFLDKLKPEGLFKLLAGFEDKSAWALCTFAFSAGKDQPVKLFRGITEGCIVEPRGPRDFGWDPCFQPDGYDKTYAELPKEVKNSISHRYRALAAMSEHFSQSNGDAPQNKKAKEEEN; this is translated from the exons ATGGCCGTGCCTGCTGGAAGATCTGTGGTCTTCGTGACTGGAAACGCAAAGAAACTGGAGGAG GTCATTCAGATCCTGGGAGACAAATTTCCCTACAAGCTAGTGTCCAAGAAGATTGACT TACCCGAGTACCAAGGAGAGCCAGATGAGATTTCTATACAGAAGTGTAACGAGGCAGCACGGCAG ATCGATGGGCCGGTGATAGTGGAAGacacctgtctgtgtttcaggGCCCTGGGAGGGCTGCCTGGCCCCTACAT AAAATGGTTCCTGGACAAACTGAAACCAGAAG gCTTGTTTAAGCTGCTGGCTGGATTTGAAGACAAATCAGCCTGGGCTCTCTGCACTTTTGCTTTCTCTGCTGGGAAAGACCAACCGGTGAAGCTCTTCAGAGGGATAACAGAG GGGTGCATCGTTGAACCCAGAGGTCCTCGAGATTTTGGATGGGATCCCTGTTTCCAACCAGATGGATATGACAAAAC CTATGCTGAGTTGCCCAAAGAAGTAAAGAACTCAATCTCTCACCGCTACCGGGCCCTGGCTGCCATGTCTGAGCACTTCTCTCAGTCCAACGGTGACGCACCACAGaataaaaaagcaaaggaaGAAGAGAATTAA
- the mettl13 gene encoding eEF1A lysine and N-terminal methyltransferase, with protein sequence MSLLPRTAEEFSSSEYWERFFKKRGEKAFEWYGDYSKLCGVLHKYIKTKDKVLVIGCGNSELSEQMYDVGYKHLTNIDISETVVTHMNQRNAERRPGLTFQQVDATQTPYEDASYQAALDKGTLDAIASEEEGALARRMLTEVGRVLSVGGRYVCVTLAQESVIRLAVEHFVQMGWAVRLHCLQETESAEDSFALPVFVLICTKFRQPMPMPILEMCLGDDGAPTRLTQVAELLSAVKEHQAYSVLRKRLRTGTDATSNPSLTLCHAKTGLPRYTLTVQDSPPGAKVPRANHFAIFIVPQGRETDWLYGSSEGQRQLAASANFRRLVIVAMHRNQEYTDMQAVQSELSPMVMDLAPPGMPANQQVPFLSVGGQLGWRDVISRGVSELSGEYSVEDVRLEDGELYRRLVFLSNTGLVQSESRLLSPNTASSHKKKSKKKAMLAAPPKTLSTSLTVDSGFLCCTHHEVMVAGLTMLGVGSPQNKDVPVSVLLVGLGGGGLPQFLRDFVPCVTVEVVELDPAVLEVAKEWFGFRPDDHLTVTLGDGLERISALEKEGGKLFDVIMFDVDSKDTTVGMSCPPSGFVEASLLQKVCNLLTPRGVFMLNLVCRDPLLRKSVLERVHGVFPSVFSRGIEGEVNEVLLCSCGEKKTVDTAPPALTQAANNLQSALCSNKTARTSSPNIDIAELLKDLKVA encoded by the exons ATGAGTCTCCTACCTCGCACCGCGGAGGAGTTCAGCTCCTCCGAGTACTGGGAGAGGTTTTTCAAGAAGCGCGGAGAGAAGGCTTTTGAGTGGTACGGAGACTACAGCAAACTGTGTGGCGTGCTGCACAAATACATCAAAACCAAAGACAAG GTGTTAGTCATAGGTTGTGGTAACTCTGAACTGAGTGAACAAATGTATGATGTTGGCTACAAACATCTGACGAACATAGACATCAGTGAGACCGTGGTGACTCATATGAACCAGCGAAATGCTGAGAGGCGCCCAGGCCTGACCTTCCAGCAAGTAGATGCTACTCAGACCCCCTATGAGGATGCCAGCTACCAGGCTGCTTTAGACAAGGGCACCCTGGATGCCATTGCatcagaggaggaaggagcacTGGCCAGGAGGATGCTCACTGAG GTGGGCCGTGTGCTCAGTGTGGGGGGCAGGTATGTCTGCGTGACTCTGGCCCAGGAAAGTGTGATAAGGCTCGCTGTGGAACACTTTGTTCAGATGGGCTGGGCGGTGCGGCTCCACTGCCTGCAGGAAACAGAGAGTGCGGAGGACTCCTTTGCTCTGCCTGTCTTTGTTTTGATCTGCACCAAATTTCGCCAGCCTATGCCCATGCCCATTCTGGAGATGTGCCTTGGGGACGATGGAGCCCCTACCCGTCTTACACAGGTTGCAGAGCTGCTGTCGGCAGTGAAGGAGCATCAGGCATACTCTGTCTTGAGAAAGAGGCTCCGTACTGGTACAGACGCCACATCAAACCCGTCACTCACCCTGTGCCATGCCAAAACTGGCCTCCCCAGATATACTCTCACAGTGCAAGATAGCCCCCCTGGTGCCAAAGTGCCCAGAGCAAACCATTTTGCCATCTTTATTG TGCCtcaaggcagagagacagattggCTCTATGGCTCCAGTGAGGGGCAAAGACAGCTGGCAGCCAGTGCTAACTTCCGCCGCTTGGTGATTGTGGCAATGCACAGAAATCAGGAgtacacagacatgcaggctGTCCAATCAGAACTCTCACCAATGGTGATGGACCTGGCTCCCCCGGGTATGCCAGCCAACCAGCAG GTGCCCTTTCTGTCAGTTGGTGGTCAGCTGGGCTGGAGAGATGTGATCAGTAGGGGTGTGAGTGAGCTGAGTGGAGAGTACTCTGTGGAGGATGTGAGACTAGAGGATGGAGAACTGTATCGCAGACTGGTGTTCCTGTCTAATACTGGCCTGGTTCAGTCAGAAAGCCGGCTGCTCTCCCCAAACACTG CATCAAGTCATAAGAAGAAGAGCAAAAAGAAGGCCATGTTGGCAGCTCCTCCGAAAACACTGTCTACTTCCCTTACCGTGGACAGTGGCTTCCTCTGTTGTACTCATCATGAAGTCATGGTGGCTGGCCTTACCATGCTTGGGGTGGGCTCACCACAGAATAAAG ATGTCCCGGTGTCAGTGCTCCTGGTGGGGCTCGGTGGAGGAGGCCTGCCTCAGTTCCTGAGAGATTTTGTTCCTTGTGTCACGGTTGAGGTTGTGGAGCTAGACCCTGCTGTGCTGGAAGTGGCAAAGGAATGGTTCGGCTTCCGACCTGATGACCATTTGACTGTCACTCTTGGGGATGGCCTTGAACGTATCTCTGCCCTGGAGAAGGAAG GTGGTAAATTGTTTGATGTCATCATGTTTGATGTAGACAGTAAGGACACCACTGTGGGTATGAGCTGCCCTCCTTCTGGCTTTGTAGAAGCCTCCCTCTTGCAGAAAGTCTGCAACCTGCTAACTCCCAGAG GTGTATTCATGCTGAACCTTGTGTGTCGTGACCCGCTTTTGAGGAAAAGTGTTTTGGAGCGTGTGCATGGTGTGTTCCCCTCAGTGTTTTCTCGGGGGATCGAGGGGGAAGTCAACGAAGTGCTTCTGTGTTCTTGTGGAGAAAAGAAGACAGTGGACACTGCCCCACCAGCCCTCACCCAAGCAGCCAACAATCTGCAGAGCGCACTGTGCTCTAACAAGACTGCAAGAACCTCCAGTCCAAATATAGACATTGCTGAGTTGTTAAAAGACCTGAAAGTAGCATGA
- the dnm3a gene encoding dynamin 3a: protein MGNRGMEELIPLVNRLQDALSTVGQSCNLNLPQIAVVGGQSAGKSSVLENFVGRDFLPRGQGIVTRRPLILQLVSASTEYGEFLHCKGKKFTDFDEVRKEIETETQRLTGSNKGISPVPINLRIYSPHVLNLTLVDLPGITKVPVGDQPADIEYQVRDIIMQFICKDNCLVLAVTPANTDLANSDALKLAKDVDPQGQRTIGVITKLDLMDKGTDARDILENRLLPLRRGYIGVVNRSQKDINGKKDIKSALLAEKKFFLSHPAYRHMAEKMGTLHLQKVLSQQLTNHIRDTLPAFRSHLHSQLLALDKEAEEFRHYSPNDPARKTKAMLQLIQRFSVDFEKLIEGSGDKVDTDELSGGARINRIFHERFPYELVKIKCDERELRREITYAIKNIHGIRTGLFTPDMAFESIVKRQIVKLKGPCVKCVDLVVQELITTVCQCTNKLSSFPKLREETERLVTTEIREQESKCRDQILLLIDIQLAYINTNHEDFIGFNNVQQKSNHSNKKSASGLARNQGVAPPSSLIVIRKGWLTISNISIIKGGAKEYWFILTAESLSWFKDDEEKEKKYMLPLDNLKLRDVEKSFMSSKYVFAVFNTELRNVYKDYRFLELACNSQEEVDSWKASLLRAGVYPEKVTEDEQGNESAESFLLDPQLGRQVETIRNLVDSYMNIVCKTIRDLMPKAIMHLMINNVKEFIGSELLAQLYALGETSVLMDESPEQEQRREEVLRTHTALKEALAIIGDISTSTCSTPLPPPVNSSRIQACRVTSASNPTPHKKTLTAPTSSTRGPAPIAPRAPTHSGPPPSSGADGLQQPASQPGRVPPSVPRRQPPSIPAVKPH from the exons ATGGGCAACCGCGGGATGGAGGAGTTGATCCCGCTGGTCAACCGCCTCCAGGATGCACTCAGCACCGTCGGCCAGAGCTGCAACCTCAATCTGCCGCAGATCGCTGTCGTGGGCGGCCAGAGCGCAGGAAAGTCCTCCGTCCTGGAAAATTTCGTGGGCAG GGACTTCCTTCCCCGGGGTCAAGGAATTGTCACACGCAGACCTTTAATCCTCCAGCTAGTTAGTGCTAGCACAG AATATGGTGAGTTTCTGCATTGTAAAGGGAAGAAATTCACAGACTTTGATGAGGTCCGCAaggagatagagacagagacacagagactcACAGGATCTAACAAGGGCATCTCTCCTGTACCTATCAACTTAAGGATCTACTCACCACATG tgCTAAACCTTACTCTTGTGGACCTGCCTGGCATCACCAAGGTGCCAGTGGGTGACCAGCCAGCAGACATAGAGTACCAGGTGCGAGACATAATTATGCAGTTCATCTGTAAGGACAACTGTCTGGTCCTGGCTGTCACACCGGCCAACACTGACCTGGCCAATTCTGATGCCCTGAAACTGGCCAAAGATGTCGACCCACAGG GCCAGCGCACCATTGGTGTAATCACTAAGTTGGACCTGATGGATAAAGGGACAGATGCCCGGGATATACTGGAGAACAGGTTGCTTCCCCTTCGCAGAg GTTATATTGGGGTGGTGAACCGCAGTCAGAAGGACATTAAtgggaaaaaagacattaaatcAGCTCTGCTTGCAGAGAAAAAATTCTTCTTGTCCCATCCGGCCTATAGACACATGGCTGAGAAAATGGGCACACTGCATCTACAAAAAGTCCTCAgtcag caactgaccaatcacatcCGGGACACTCTGCCAGCCTTCCGCAGTCATCTGCACAGCCAGCTCCTAGCCCTGGACAAAGAGGCAGAAGAGTTCAGACATTACAGTCCTAATGACCCTGCACGCAAGACTAAGGCAATGCTACA GTTGATTCAGCGTTTCTCCGTTGACTTTGAGAAGCTCATTGAGGGCTCAGGTGACAAAGTTGATACTGATGAACTATCAGGAGGTGCAAGGATCAACCGAATCTTCCATGAACGGTTCCCCTATGAATTGGTTAAG ATTAAGTGTGATGAGAGGGAGCTGCGACGAGAGATTACCTATGCTATCAAAAACATTCACGGCATCAG GACAGGTCTGTTCACTCCTGACATGGCCTTTGAAAGCATCGTGAAAAGACAAATAGTGAAGCTTAAGGGGCCCTGCGTTAAATGTGTTGACTTGGTCGTTCAAGAACTCATCAccactgtgtgtcagtgtaccAACAAG CTTAGTTCATTTCCCAAACTGAGAGAAGAAACTGAGAGACTTGTGACCACAGAAATCCGGGAACAAGAGAGTAAATGCAGAGACCAG ATCTTGTTGCTCATTGACATACAGCTTGCCTACATAAACACCAACCATGAGGATTTCATTGGCTTCAATAA TGTCCAGCAAAAAAGTAACCACAGCAATAAGAAGAGTGCATCAGGACTGGCCAGAAACCAG GGTGTGGCTCCTCCATCAAGTCTAATA GTCATCCGCAAGGGCTGGCTGACCATCAgcaacatcagcatcatcaaagGTGGAGCCAAAGAGTACTGGTTCATCCTCACTGCAGAGAGCCTGTCCTGGTTTAAGGATGATGAG gagaaagagaagaagtaCATGCTTCCTCTGGATAACTTGAAGCTGAGAGATGTGGAGAAAAGCTTCATGTCCAGCAAATACGTGTTTGCCGTCTTCAACACAgagctcag GAACGTGTATAAGGACTACAGGTTCCTGGAGCTGGCCTGTAACTCGCAGGAGGAGGTGGACAGCTGGAAGGCTTCTTTGCTGCGGGCTGGAGTCTACCCTGAGAAAGTCACT GAGGATGAGCAGGGGAATGAATCTGCGGAAAGCTTCCTCTTGGACCCCCAGCTGGGACGCCAGGTGGAGACCATTCGTAACCTGGTCGACTCCTACATGAATATTGTCTGCAAGACTATCAGAGATCTCATGCCAAAGGCTATCATGCACCTTATGATCAACAAT GTGAAGGAATTCATTGGTTCTGAGCTGCTGGCCCAGCTCTATGCTCTGGGAGAAACCTCAGTGCTAATGGATGAGTCACCAGAGCAGGAGCAGCGTAGAGAGGAGGtgctacgcacacacactgccttgaAGGAGGCGCTTGCTATCATCGGAGATATCTCCACTTCCACCTGCTCCACCCCTCTGCCCCCACCTGTAAACTCCTCCCGGATACAGgcctgcag GGTCACTTCTGCATCCAACCCCACGCCCCACAAAAAGACACTCACTGCGCCCACATCATCGACTCGTGGCCCTGCCCCTATAGCTCCTCGGGCGCCCACTCACTCTGGACCACCTCCTTCCTCTGGTGCTGATGGCCTTCAGCAACCCGCCAGCCAACCCGGCCGTGTCCCTCCCAGTGTGCCAAG GAGGCAGCCCCCAAGTATCCCTGCTGTAAAACCGCATTGA
- the pigc gene encoding phosphatidylinositol N-acetylglucosaminyltransferase subunit C: MGPDSAPGPAVPWQKILWERQPFPDNYVDQRFLEELRRNEGIRQYRYWAMVKEAGLVGQQLSCVAIFITLWLYMEQSLLSPETLLWTSLLCALLGYGLYQALSSPAEPGCEPRTRLADLQSATIFLSFTFGFSPVLKTLTESVSTDTVYAMSALMLLAHLVSFPYAQPFPPGSLSLNAALFASVCLASRLPGALHTFAMLSCALLVFALWPCLLHRIKENASSQFAGVCVGVCIGGVVGLGSQWLGGAVLLALALGSVTLLCPLLLIRLQRHKDNIHGPWDEAEIQEDLGRFLHHQTG; the protein is encoded by the exons atGGGGCCAGACAGCGCCCCAGGTCCAGCTGTGCCCTGGCAGAAGATCCTGTGGGAGCGCCAGCCATTCCCTGATAACTATGTGGACCAGCGGTTTCTGGAGGAGCTACGGAGAAATGAGGGCATCCGGCAGTACCGCTACTGGGCCATGGTGAAAGAAGCAGGCTTGGTGGGGCAGCAGCTGTCCTGTGTGGCCATTTTCATTACCCTATGGCTCTACATGGAGCAG AGTCTGCTGTCCCCTGAGACTCTGCTATGGACCAGCTTGCTCTGTGCCCTGCTGGGTTACGGACTGTACCAAGCCTTGAGCTCACCCGCAGAACCAGGCTGTGAGCCCCGGACGCGTCTTGCAGACCTGCAGAGTGCCACCATCTTCCTTTCCTTCACGTTCGGCTTCTCGCCAGTTCTGAAGACGCTAACAGAATCTGTGAGCACGGACACCGTGTATGCCATGTCGGCTCTAATGCTGCTGGCCCACCTTGTGTCATTCCCTTATGCCCAGCCCTTCCCTCCAGGCAGCCTGTCCCTCAACGCGGCCCTGTTCGCCTCTGTGTGTTTAGCCTCCAGGTTGCCAGGCGCTCTGCACACCTTTGCCATGCTCAGCTGTGCCCTGCTGGTGTTTGCCCTGTGGCCCTGCCTGCTGCACAGGATCAAGGAGAATGCCTCAAGCCAATTTGCTGGGGTGTGTGTAGGGGTATGTATTGGAGGAGTGGTGGGTCTAGGGTCCCAGTGGCTGGGAGGAGCGGTACTTTTGGCCCTGGCCCTTGGGAGTGTTACCCTGCTTTGTCCCCTATTGCTGATCAGGCTGCAAAGACACAAGGACAACATCCATGGACCCTGGGATGAGGCTGAGATCCAGGAGGACCTCGGCCGCTTCCTCCACCACCAGACAGGATGA